The stretch of DNA CCAAACTAGCGCCCCCTGGTGGTTCGCCAAgttatgtaaaaaatgcaatCTCGCTGCCATATTTGAATGACGATGACGCAGGACGAGGTACTGGAATCCACCTTCCCAAGAGCGTGTCCTCAAGTCCTTTAAAGAAACTTCCAGAAGACGAAGTAAAGCCAATTAATGGAGCCACGGCGCCCGCTGTATCAGACTTGGAGCTGGACGAGAGGAGTTTCGGCGAGCTTACTGACTTGCGTCCATCAGTTCCTTACACCGGAGGCATGAAACATGCCGAGTCCATCATGTCCTTCCACATCGATCTGGGTCCCTCCATGCTGGGCGACATTCTGAGCGTGATGGACAAGAAGGGCTTCGACGATGACGATCTGGGATTCGAAGAAGGGAAGAGTAGTGAGGGACGTAGCTCGCCACCCCAGAGCCCTCCCAACGAGGTGGAAGAAGAGGACCCTCTTCCTCCGATCCGGCCCCCACGCCAAAGGCCAGGCACCAACCCTTACACCCCAGAGCTCCAAACCAGGAACCATCAACACCTGGACAGCTGTTCCCTCTCCAGCTCAGGGTCCACCGTGATGGATGAAAAATCCCACAATCAGATGTATGAGGGGAACATGAACAACATCAAGTACAGCTCACCACGAGTTCAAGACGATAGGGACTTCTCCTACATGgatgatgatgaggatgatgagGAGATTAGGGTGTAAAGTGAACCATAAGGTGCCAGGACAGTCTTTGCAAAGACTAAAAGAAGTGGTGGAGGTGGGTTGTGGTCGACTGGTAGATGTAAAGCTCGCACACTGACTTGGAGGACTGATTTTTATAATGGAGATGAAAGGGAAAACGTACGTTTTAGCCCTTGATAATGCTTTTTCACTACTTTTTCTAGTTCAGGTATACAAACCCTCTGTTACTAGTGACTTTCACCAGAGCCACCACTTCTATGAGAGGAATGTGCTTGCATGTTTGCATATGCCGAAGTGAGAGAATTCCATTTCAAATGGTAATTACAGTCTCGTGAGTATCATTAATGAATTCTAGTGTTGACCACTTGGAATGCTGATACAGGAGGTTTGTGTGGAACCAAGCCTTACATTCTCCCATGAGCAAAGCAGTACTCTTATGCCTTTAAACTCTGAAAAATGCTAACGCCAACAGTCTTAAGTTTCCTATGTTTTACAGCCTTTGATTCCGTCTATAAGTTATATCCTAAATTTTGCCTTGTATACAAAATCTTAATGATGTAAATGGTGATTGGAGTACCATATACGTGTTTGGAGGTTCAACAGAATGCTTTATTATATGGCATATGTTACCTTTTTCCCATCGGGAATTGGTTTATGTAGTTGATCTGGACTTTGTCATATGGTCCATGTGTGTTTAAGAGGATTTCCTGTCAGGTCACATGAAATTTTCAATCATGGGGAATTCAAATTGATGGGATGCAGAAACCGAAAGCAGTGGTGACGTCGGATTACTTGTAGGCAGTAGAATCAGTCCAAGTGGAACCAATTATGACttcaattttgtgtgtgtgtgtgaatgaggaTTGATGTCAAGAGGGTGGAGAAGTGTTATTTGATTATCATTGTATAGGCTCAGAGATGAAGAGCGTAGCTCTCTTATTCAGGGTCTAGTGTAGTGCCTCGAACTTCAGACTGTGCTCATCAGCAGAAGTGGCTCTGGAGAGTTTTCATTTCTGAATGACTATTATAGTTCTTTATGTTTCTGTATTTAGGTTTGAAGAGAGAACAACACCCCATGATGAGATTGTAACTTGTATAGCCACTCTGTGAGTTAGTGCCATACCCTTTGCATCAGTTAAATGTAGacaaaaatgtactttattaaAATTCTTTAACATCTACAAAATTAGCAAACTCAATCCTCCATGTAATTGTATGTAAAGCTTTCCCTAATTGTTCTTAAAAGTGAAGTGTCATTTCTGCACCATCAGCAGCACTAaaatggaacaaaaaaaaaaaagttaaacaattCAGCCCCCACCCCCAGTTGGGATCTTTACATAGTTTGCAATTCCATAACATCCAATCGTGAGAGTTTGAAGGCGGTGCTACGCATTTGTTTGACCAGTGGAAGATCTGGTAATGTTTGAAACGTTATTTTTGAAATTCTGTTTAGTGCCAcacaaattacacacttcacatgTAGGTCTCTATTATGAGACTTTCACAAATTATGCTAACAGTTAGCAAATTTGCCCAAATACTGGCAAGATACTTAACACTATTACAGTCTCTGGTTTTCCattgaaaacacaaaataattactATCCATTAATGTCCTGGTAGCCAAGCAAGTATTAACTGTTCATTGTGCAATTTGGGAAAATAAAATTTTTCCCCCTATGACACAAAGTTATGTTTTGGGGAGATAATTTAAAAGCGTTCCATTCTTGATATATGTACATCATGTTCAGttattcatttactgtatatttgagtGTTTTGATTGATTTGCTATTGTTTAGTCAACAGTGTTGGCCCTGTAATCTGACATTATAGAAGCACCATTTGTAGAATTGGTTATTTTCAGTTAGTTTCTGTGGTACAGAATTGTTTGTACAGATCTCTCTGTGGCCTTTTACCTTCACTTTCTGAGCTCAGTTAGGTTTTGTATCAGCTTTAACACTTCAAGACTACAGCTGCATTATTTCCTTGCTCGCCTGTCAGTGTTTTTGTCGGTTTGTGAAATCAGCATGTCTGTACAGAGGAACAAGTGAGGTACGATTTATAAGAGCTCTAGAAAGATGTTTGTAATGCTGACTCCATGTTTCTTAGGGTGTTTTTCAAGGTGGGAATAGGATGGTTTTGAAAAGGGCTTTATTAATGGGGTACGAGGGGCTTGTGTTGCCTTACATCTGGTTGAAATGCTGCATTGAGCCGTTT from Onychostoma macrolepis isolate SWU-2019 chromosome 12, ASM1243209v1, whole genome shotgun sequence encodes:
- the cdc42ep4b gene encoding cdc42 effector protein 4: MPILKQLVSSSSQSKRRSRADLTAEMISAPLGDFRHTMHVGRGGDAFGDTSFLSSRSGEPPKEPEVQQSSPKQSLLSRTFRSSKRSQSANRDKPDKSKLAPPGGSPSYVKNAISLPYLNDDDAGRGTGIHLPKSVSSSPLKKLPEDEVKPINGATAPAVSDLELDERSFGELTDLRPSVPYTGGMKHAESIMSFHIDLGPSMLGDILSVMDKKGFDDDDLGFEEGKSSEGRSSPPQSPPNEVEEEDPLPPIRPPRQRPGTNPYTPELQTRNHQHLDSCSLSSSGSTVMDEKSHNQMYEGNMNNIKYSSPRVQDDRDFSYMDDDEDDEEIRV